The DNA segment TACGCGCGGGTAACTTCCTGGCAGGTCGTGCCCGCACCCGCCGCCCCAGGAGCCGTGATGCCCGAAGCAGTGATCGTTTCCGCCGCCCGTTCCCCCATCGGACGCGCCTTCAAGGGCTCTCTGAAAGAGCTGCGCCCCGACGACCTGACCGCCACGATCATCCAGGCCGCCCTCGCCAAGGTCCCCGAGCTGGACCCGGCGGAGATCGACGACCTGATGCTCGGCTGCGGCCTGCCGGGTGGCGAGCAGGGCAACAACCTCGCCCGGATCGTCGCCGTCCAGATGGGCATGGACCACCTGCCGGGGTGCACGGTCACCCGGTACTGCTCGTCGTCCCTCCAGACGTCCCGGATGGCCCTGCACGCCATCAAGGCGGGCGAGGGCGACGTCTTCCTCTCCGCGGGCGTCGAGATGGTCTCGCGGTTCACCAAGGGCAACTCGGACAGCCTGCCCGACACGCACAACCCGATCTTCGCCGAGGCCGAGGCCCGCACGGCCGCCGTCGCCGAGTCCCAGGGCGCCGGCTGGCACGACCCGCGCGAGGACGGCGTGGTGCCCGACCCGTACATCGCGATGGGCCAGACCGCGGAGAACCTGGCGCGGCTGAAGGGGATCACCCGCGAGGAGATGGACGAGTTCGGTGTCCGCTCCCAGAACCTCGCCGAGCAGGCCGTCGCCAAGGGCTTCTGGGAGCGCGAGATCACGCCGGTGACGCTGCCGGACGGCACGGTCGTCGGCAAGGACGACGGTCCGCGGCCGGGCGTCACCATGGAGGGCGTGGCGGGTCTGAAGCCGGTCTTCCGCCCGGACGGCCTGGTCACCGCCGGCAACTGCTGCCCGCTCAACGACGGCGTCGCCGCCCTCGTCATCATGAGCGACACCAAGGCCCGCGAGCTCGGCCTCACGCCGCTGGCGAGGATCGTCTCCACGGGTGTCTCCGCGCTCTCGCCCGAGATCATGGGCTTCGGGCCCGTGGACGCGTCGAACCAGGCGCTGAAGCGTGCGGGGATGAGCATCGGGGACGTCGACCTCGTCGAGATCAACGAGGCCTTCGCCGCCCAGGTCATCCCGTCCTACCGGGCGCTCGGCATCGACCTCGACCGGCTGAACGTCAACGGCGGCGCCATTGCCGTGGGCCACCCCTTCGGGATGACCGGCGCGCGGATCACGGGGACGCTGATCAACAGCCTCCAGTTCCACGACAAGCAGATCGGTCTGGAGACGATGTGCGTGGGCGGCGGGCAGGGGATGGCGATGGTGGTGGAACGGCTCAGCTAGCGGCCGGGTCCCGTGGTGCCGGCTCCGGAGGGCGCGGGTGCGCCGTGGCTTTTTGCGCAGTTCCCCGCGCCCCTTTCCGGCCCAGCCCCTCGCTGTCTCGTTCTCGGCCGCGGCCCGGTGGGGCCTGGTCGCGCAGTTCCCCGCGCCCCTTGGGTGGGCCGGGGGCCCCGCGCCCTCAGGGATCGTGAGGTTGAGGCACCGGCCCCAGCGCCCCCGCAGCAAGCAAGGGACACAAGCCAGGACCAGGGGCACGGGGAACTACGCAAAGACCACGACGCCCCCGCACCAGACGACACAACACAAGCCCACCCCGAAGGGGCGCGGGGAACTACGCGAAAACCACGACGCCCCCGCACCAGACGACACAACACAAGCCCACCCCGAAGGGGCGCGGGGAACTGCGCAAAAACCGGGGCCCCCGCGGGCCCACCGGCGGGCGGGTGGCCCCGGGCCGCGGCGGCGCCGAAAGCCCGCGGCGGCCGGGCGTGCGCCGGCGGGAGGGGGCGGGGGCGCAAGCGGCCCCCCGCGCCGTGATCCAATCTCCGCCAGGATGTGACCTTTCTCCCGGCGGTACCGCATTGACGCAGGTCAGGCCCGTACGGTCAGCCCACCAGGACCCCCGGCCACCACCCCTTTCGTAAGGTATTGCACGAACAGCCCCTCGGCCCCGCCCCCGTGGCTGAGGTAGAAGTCGGGGATCGATGAACAAGTCGGGGATCGGACCGAAGCCGGGAGTATGCGAGTGAGCGCCATGCCTGTTGTTCTGCTGCTCTCCACGGCCGCCGCCACCACCGTGGGCGCCGCCGCCGTGCACGCCGTGCACGGGCTGCGCAAGCAGATCGCCGCGCTCCAGACGGAGCTGGCGGAGTCCCGGGCCAGGGGCGCGCGCCCCCAGGTGCCGGAGGCACGCTCGCCGCTGGCCGGCGAGGAGATACGCACCGCGGTCGCCGAGGCGCTCGCCGACGAGCGGGAGCGCGAGATGGCCGAGGCCCGCGCGTTCTGGGCGGCGCAGGAGGCGCGCGACGCCTCCTCGGACGTCTCCTCCCCGCTCGGCATGCCCCCCGAGGAGCCGGGCCCCGTGCGCCGCTCCGACCTCGCGGGCCTGCTCGGCTTCGAACCGCCGCACGACGCGCCTGCCGACCCCGACGACCACCCCGGGGACTCCCCGGAGCTGGCCGCGGCCCGCCGACGGCACCCCTCGCACCCCGATTTCGTCCCCGGCAGGAGCCACCTGTCCGCCCAGTCGCCGGTCCCGGCGAGCAGCGGCGACCACGAGCACGTGGTGGCCTGCCTGGCGGGGCTCGCCGAGGCCCGTACGGCCCTCGCGGACGTCCGCCCGGGGCCCCTGGGCACGCTCGACGTCTACGTCTTCGAGGACGGCACGACGCTCTGCATGACACCCGGCCACCGCGAGACAGCCGAACGGCTCGCGGACGCGCTGATCCGCGGTGACGTGCCGGTCCTGCTGGGCGGCTCCGGCGTCTTCGGCGCCTACGCCCTCACCTTCACCTGCGGCGACGACACCGTGTACATCCTCGCGGACCGTGTGATCGTCTCCCACTGACGCGTCCGGAGCGCCCGCGGCCGGTCCGAGCGCCGCCCAGAGCGCGCCCCGCCATGTGACCGCGTCAGAGCGCCCCGGGCGACATGAGCACCGTCAGAGCGCCCCCAGCCCCATCAGCGCCGTCAGAGCGCCCGGCCACGTGTGCGCCGTCAGACCGATGCGCGCTTGCGCGCGTCCTCCACCAGCGCAAGCGCGCGGGTCAGGTCGGCCGGATCTGTCAAGACGAGAGCAAGATCCCTGCCCGCGACGGTGATCTGGTCCGCGGCGGCGAACATGCCCGCGTCCGGCATCTCGCGCGGCGGGCTCGCTGGGTTCTCAAGGCGTTGCGCCCAGCGCGCGAATTCCCTGGCCAGGGCAAGTGCCTCGGCTGCGGCACCGCGCTGCAGGCGGCTCTGCGGCGCGGCCCGGAGCCGGTCGGCGAAGTGGTCCACGGCGGTGGTCAGCGGGGTTGTATCGAGCACGCGGCGACCTTATGCGCCCGACCGGGACTGTTGCCAACGCGCAAACGCTCAGGCACGGTGGCGTGAAGGACGGACCACATCGAAAGCCGCCGGAGGCGCCGATGTCTCAAGTCTTCTCTGAGGAGACCCACCAGAACCTGCTCGCCCACATCCCCCAGTGCACCGGTCGTGACATCTCGGATTGGCTGCGCACCGTCGACGAAGGCCCTTCACTCATCCGCTTCGAGGAGAAGGTGAGCTGGCTGCGGGGCGAGCACAACCTCGCCTACGGCCACGCGAAGGCGATCGTCCACGAATACGATCTGCGACGCGCCGCGCGCAAGCTGATCTGAGCCGCCCGGGCGACCCTGGGGGACCGCCATGCCCTTGTGAGCCCGCGTGAAAGGGCCCGCGAACAGTCGTTCGCGGGCCCTTCGTCACGTCGCCTCGACGGTCAGTCGTCGGCTGTCGCCCCAGCGATCAGCTCTCGCCTGTCGCCCGCGGCCCCAGCGATCAGCTCTCGCCTCAGCGGTCAGTCGTCGGCTGTCGCCCCAGCGATCAGTTGTCGCTTTGCAGGATGGCGATCAGCCGCAGGAACTCCAGGTAGATCCAGACGAGGGTGAGCGTCAGGCCGAAGGCGGCCAGCCATGCCTCCCGGCGCGGCGCCCCGTAGGCCACGCCCGTCTCGATCTGCTTGAAGTCCAGGGCGAGGAAGCAGGCGCCGAGCAGCACGCCCAGGATGCCGAAGACGACGCCTAGGGCGCCGCTGCGGAAGCCGAGCCCGTCACCGCCACCGAAGACCGAGAAGAGCAGATTGATCATCATCAGCCCGACGAAGCCGAGGGCGGCGGCCATCACGAAGCCGTAGAACCTGCGGTTCACCCGGATCCAGCCCGCCTTGTAGGCGACCAGCACGGCGGCGAAGACCGCCATCGTGCCGAGCACCGCCTGCATGGCGGCGCCGCTCGCGATGCGGTTGTCCACGATGCTGGACAGCACGCCGAGGAACACGCCCTCCAGGGCGGCGTAGGTGATGATCAGCGCGGGCGTGGGCGACCGCTTGAAGGACTGGATCAGGCCCAGCACCATCGCCACCAGGCCGGAGGCGACCGCGATGCCGTAGGAGCGGTTGATGGACGCGTCGTCCACCGGCAGCAGCGCCCAGGCGACGGCGGCGGCCACCACGAGCACGCCGAGCGTGCCGGCGGTGCGGACGACGACGTCGTCCATCGTCATGCGGTCGGAGGTGGCCGGGGCCTGCGGCGGCGCACCGTACTGGACGCCCTGCTGGGCGTACGGGTTCTGGGCGTAGGGGTTGGTGGGCGCACCGGCGTAGGGGCCCGCGTACGGGCCGCCCTGGGTGCCGACAGCGGGTCCCCCGGCCTGCGGCGCCGCGTTGAAGCCCGCGTAGCCGTTGTCGCGGCTGAACCCCCGTCGCGAGAAGACCGGGTTACTGCTCCTCATGTCACTCCTCCATAACCACCGTGCGTGGTCTTGGGCTCAAGAGTAATAGGTGGGCAAAGAATTGCCCCTCCTGCTCGCGGATGATCCTCCCCCCCACCCTGACGTCGAACACGGTACGCCGGATGACCATTCCCTGACGTGCCGCGCCGAGGCCTGTGGACAACGCGTGACAAGGGAGCAGTTGGCCTGTGGACAACCGGCTCCGGATGCCCTCGGCCGTGGTACACGCACGGGCGTACCGGACGAGCCGGACGAGTGAGGCCGCCGCGCCGCGCGGCGGCCGGCGGGCCCGGCGGGGTCACTCGAAAGGGAAGCCCGTGTAGCACTCGGCCAGGTCCTGCTCGGCCGCCCGCGAGGTGGCTATGCGGCGCAGGAGGGCGAGCTGGATGCGGTCGTCGAAGGGCGTCGCGCCGGGCGGCCTGTGCAGCATCGTCGTCATCGCGTAGGAGAACCGCTCGGCCTGCCACACCCGCCGCAGGCAGGTCTCCGAATAGGCGTCCAGGAGCGCCGGGTCGCCGGTGCTCTGGAAGTGCGTGAACGCGCGCGCGAACGTGACGACGTCCCCGACGGCGAGGTTGAGCCCCTTGGCCCCGGTCGGCGGCACGATGTGCGCGGCGTCCCCGGCGAGGAAGAGGCGGCCGTGCCGCATGGGTTCGTGGACGTAGGAGCGCATCGGGGTGACGGACTTGGCGGTGACCGGGCCCCGGTGAAGCACCCAGTCGTCGTCCGGGGCGGTCTCGAAGCGGCGCTCCAGCTCGTCCCAGACGGCCTCGTCGCTCCAGGCGTCGGCGTCGGTGTCCGCGGGCACCTGGAGGTAGAGCCGGGAGACCACCGGGGAGCGCATGCTGAGCAGCGCGAAGCCGCGCTCGTGGCGGGCGTAGACCAGCTCGTCGTGCGACGGCGGCACGTCCGCCAGGATGCCGAGCCAGCCGAACGGATACGTGCGCTCGAAGACGCGGGACACGCGCGTGGGCACCGCCTTGCGGGACACGCCCCAGAAGCCGTCGCAGCCCACCACGTAGTCGCAGGTGAGGACCGACTCGCGGCCCGACGCACCGCCCTGGGCGCCGCGTTGCACGAAACGCACCTTGGGGCGGTCCGTGGTGGCGTCCTCCACCGCGAGCGCCTCCGTCTCGAAGAGCAGCGGCCCGCCCTCGGTGAGCTGGAGTTCCACCAGGTCCTTGACGACCTCGGTCTGGGCGTAGACGGTCACGGTCCTGCCGCCGGTGAGCCCGGGGAAGTCGATCCGGTGGCGGTGCCGGTCGAAGCGCAGCTCGATGCCGTCGTGCCGCAGCCCCTCGCGGTCCAGCCGGGCCCCGGCGCCGGCGGCGCGCAGGACGTCGGCGGTGCCCTGCTCCAGGATCCCGGCCCGCTGCCGCTGCTCCACGTAGGGGCGGTCGCGGCTCTCCAGGACGACGCTGTCGACCCCCGCGTTGTGCAGCAGGCGGGCGAGGAGGAGCCCTGCGGGACCGGCTCCGATGATGCCGACGGTGGTGTGCATGGGTGTCCTGTCGGGTCGCGGTGGGACTGCTTGCGGTCTCGTGGGAGCTGCTCGCGGTCGCGGTGGGACTGCTTGCGAAGGAACGCGTTCGCGTGGTGAACTTTCGTTCACAACCGCCGGAGGGAGTCTCTGTCCGGGTCCTGCCGGTGTCAACGCCCCGGGCACGGATTCCGCCCGG comes from the Streptomyces sp. TS71-3 genome and includes:
- a CDS encoding 4-hydroxybenzoate 3-monooxygenase codes for the protein MHTTVGIIGAGPAGLLLARLLHNAGVDSVVLESRDRPYVEQRQRAGILEQGTADVLRAAGAGARLDREGLRHDGIELRFDRHRHRIDFPGLTGGRTVTVYAQTEVVKDLVELQLTEGGPLLFETEALAVEDATTDRPKVRFVQRGAQGGASGRESVLTCDYVVGCDGFWGVSRKAVPTRVSRVFERTYPFGWLGILADVPPSHDELVYARHERGFALLSMRSPVVSRLYLQVPADTDADAWSDEAVWDELERRFETAPDDDWVLHRGPVTAKSVTPMRSYVHEPMRHGRLFLAGDAAHIVPPTGAKGLNLAVGDVVTFARAFTHFQSTGDPALLDAYSETCLRRVWQAERFSYAMTTMLHRPPGATPFDDRIQLALLRRIATSRAAEQDLAECYTGFPFE
- a CDS encoding Bax inhibitor-1/YccA family protein, whose product is MRSSNPVFSRRGFSRDNGYAGFNAAPQAGGPAVGTQGGPYAGPYAGAPTNPYAQNPYAQQGVQYGAPPQAPATSDRMTMDDVVVRTAGTLGVLVVAAAVAWALLPVDDASINRSYGIAVASGLVAMVLGLIQSFKRSPTPALIITYAALEGVFLGVLSSIVDNRIASGAAMQAVLGTMAVFAAVLVAYKAGWIRVNRRFYGFVMAAALGFVGLMMINLLFSVFGGGDGLGFRSGALGVVFGILGVLLGACFLALDFKQIETGVAYGAPRREAWLAAFGLTLTLVWIYLEFLRLIAILQSDN
- a CDS encoding DUF4287 domain-containing protein, which produces MSQVFSEETHQNLLAHIPQCTGRDISDWLRTVDEGPSLIRFEEKVSWLRGEHNLAYGHAKAIVHEYDLRRAARKLI
- a CDS encoding acetyl-CoA C-acetyltransferase gives rise to the protein MPEAVIVSAARSPIGRAFKGSLKELRPDDLTATIIQAALAKVPELDPAEIDDLMLGCGLPGGEQGNNLARIVAVQMGMDHLPGCTVTRYCSSSLQTSRMALHAIKAGEGDVFLSAGVEMVSRFTKGNSDSLPDTHNPIFAEAEARTAAVAESQGAGWHDPREDGVVPDPYIAMGQTAENLARLKGITREEMDEFGVRSQNLAEQAVAKGFWEREITPVTLPDGTVVGKDDGPRPGVTMEGVAGLKPVFRPDGLVTAGNCCPLNDGVAALVIMSDTKARELGLTPLARIVSTGVSALSPEIMGFGPVDASNQALKRAGMSIGDVDLVEINEAFAAQVIPSYRALGIDLDRLNVNGGAIAVGHPFGMTGARITGTLINSLQFHDKQIGLETMCVGGGQGMAMVVERLS